The Mycolicibacterium hassiacum DSM 44199 genome includes a window with the following:
- a CDS encoding Fpg/Nei family DNA glycosylase codes for MPELPEVEALADHLRRHAVGRTIGRVDVSALSALKTFDPPITALHGRTVTGANRWGKYLGLQTDDLHLITHLSRAGWLRWSDRPAATPLRPGKGPIALRVFLGTPGEAPGFDLTEAGTQKRLAVWLVRDPAQVEGIATLGPDALELSAERLAAVLAGQSGRIKTVLTDQKVIAGIGNAYSDEILHVAKISPYATAGRLNDAQVAALHDAMISVLTDAVTRSVGQQAATLKGEKRSGLRVHGRTGLPCPVCGDTVREVSFADKSFQYCPACQTGGKVLADRRLSRLLK; via the coding sequence ATGCCTGAGCTGCCCGAGGTCGAGGCGCTCGCCGACCATCTGCGCCGGCACGCGGTCGGGCGCACGATCGGCCGGGTCGACGTCTCGGCGCTGTCGGCGCTGAAGACCTTCGATCCGCCCATCACCGCGCTGCACGGCCGAACCGTCACCGGCGCGAACCGGTGGGGCAAGTACCTCGGCCTGCAGACCGACGATCTGCACCTGATCACCCATCTGTCGCGCGCGGGCTGGCTGCGCTGGTCGGACCGCCCGGCGGCCACACCGCTGCGCCCCGGCAAGGGGCCGATCGCGCTGCGGGTGTTTCTCGGCACCCCGGGCGAGGCGCCCGGCTTCGACCTGACCGAGGCCGGCACCCAGAAGCGGCTGGCGGTGTGGCTGGTCCGCGATCCGGCGCAGGTCGAGGGCATCGCCACGCTGGGGCCCGACGCGCTGGAACTGTCGGCGGAGCGGCTGGCGGCGGTGCTGGCGGGGCAGAGCGGACGGATCAAGACCGTGCTCACCGACCAGAAGGTCATCGCCGGTATCGGCAACGCCTACAGCGATGAGATCCTGCACGTCGCGAAGATATCCCCGTACGCCACCGCCGGCAGGCTCAACGACGCCCAGGTGGCCGCGCTGCACGACGCGATGATCTCGGTGCTCACCGACGCGGTCACCCGCTCGGTCGGACAGCAGGCCGCGACGCTGAAGGGCGAGAAGCGCTCCGGGTTGCGGGTACACGGCCGCACCGGCCTGCCGTGCCCGGTATGCGGTGACACGGTGCGCGAAGTGTCGTTCGCCGACAAGTCGTTTCAGTACTGTCCGGCCTGCCAGACCGGCGGCAAGGTGCTCGCCGATCGGCGATTGTCCCGGCTGCTCAAGTGA
- a CDS encoding (Fe-S)-binding protein, with protein MRIALFATCLADAMFPQAAIATVELLERLGYEVVFPDGQTCCGQMHVNTGYQREALGLLRHHVEVFEPYEVIVAPSGSCVGSVRHQHAMVARRAGDEALARRAEAVAARTYELSELLVDVLGICDVGAYYPHTVTFHPTCHSLRLLRVGDKPLRLLRQVRGLTLVELPDADVCCGFGGTFAIKNADVSTAMLADKMARVLQTGAEVCSAGDASCLMHIGGGLSRIRSAVRTVHLAEILASTEERPR; from the coding sequence ATGCGTATCGCCCTGTTCGCCACCTGCCTGGCCGATGCGATGTTCCCGCAGGCCGCGATCGCCACCGTGGAGTTGCTGGAGCGGCTCGGTTACGAGGTGGTGTTCCCGGACGGCCAGACCTGCTGCGGGCAGATGCACGTCAACACCGGCTACCAGCGGGAGGCGCTGGGCCTGCTGCGCCACCACGTCGAGGTGTTCGAGCCGTACGAGGTGATCGTGGCGCCGTCGGGCTCGTGCGTCGGGTCGGTGCGCCACCAGCACGCCATGGTCGCCCGCCGCGCCGGTGACGAGGCGCTGGCCCGCCGCGCCGAGGCCGTCGCCGCCCGCACCTACGAGCTCTCGGAGCTGCTCGTCGACGTGCTCGGGATCTGCGACGTGGGCGCCTACTACCCGCACACCGTCACCTTCCACCCCACCTGCCACTCGCTGCGCCTGCTGCGGGTCGGCGACAAGCCGCTGCGGCTGCTGCGACAGGTGCGCGGCCTGACCCTGGTGGAGCTGCCCGACGCCGACGTCTGCTGCGGATTCGGCGGCACGTTCGCGATCAAGAACGCCGACGTGTCCACCGCGATGCTGGCCGACAAGATGGCCCGGGTGCTGCAGACCGGCGCCGAGGTGTGCAGCGCCGGCGACGCGTCGTGCCTGATGCACATCGGTGGCGGGCTGAGCCGGATCCGCTCGGCGGTGCGCACCGTACACCTCGCCGAGATCCTGGCCTCCACCGAGGAGCGGCCGCGATGA
- a CDS encoding sensor histidine kinase — protein sequence MSCWRTWTLRRQLVVGVSAVVAVVLLAVGVLSVLTLRHALSGLIDTQLTASADGFSYSVTKFRSTPMPGGEKPPPKAMKPLTQVVGQAPGNVIALIQEGRVVDSAVFLDGEAGPAPAEVVAEIPALAALGIGRHTVELPGLGDYLMEIRPGDGDERLMTAVSLEPAQTAVTQETAIVAAMTALALLVTAVGTVLLVRYALRPLRRVAATAAEVAALPLDRDHPTIAPRVPDCHTDPCTEVGQVGETMNRLLDHVERALGDVAASDRRMRRFITDASHELRTPLAAIQGYAELTRQDSAVLPETTEYSLARIESEARRMNELVSDLLLLARLDEGHDLEKADLDITDVVADAVSDAAVSAPTHRWLTDIPDHPVWVRGDRARLHQAIANLLSNARVHTPAGTTVSTVVSAGGGADGNCVEVRVSDDGPGIDPELLPHLFERFMRADKSRSREAGSFGLGLSIAASIVEAHCGSIEAQSASGTTTFTIRLPLTEAGERGAGRTAQQVRST from the coding sequence ATGAGCTGCTGGCGTACCTGGACGTTGCGCCGTCAACTCGTCGTCGGGGTGTCGGCCGTGGTGGCGGTGGTGCTGCTGGCGGTCGGCGTGTTGTCGGTGCTCACGCTGCGCCACGCATTGTCCGGGTTGATCGACACCCAGTTGACGGCCTCGGCCGACGGGTTCAGCTACAGCGTCACCAAGTTCCGGTCCACGCCAATGCCGGGTGGCGAGAAGCCGCCGCCGAAGGCGATGAAGCCGCTCACCCAGGTGGTCGGTCAGGCACCGGGCAACGTCATCGCGCTGATCCAGGAAGGGCGGGTCGTCGACTCGGCGGTCTTCCTCGACGGCGAGGCGGGGCCCGCGCCGGCGGAGGTCGTCGCCGAGATCCCGGCGCTGGCCGCCCTCGGGATCGGCCGGCACACCGTCGAACTGCCCGGGCTCGGCGACTACCTGATGGAGATCCGCCCCGGCGACGGCGACGAGCGGTTGATGACCGCGGTGTCGTTGGAACCGGCCCAGACCGCCGTGACCCAGGAGACGGCGATCGTCGCCGCGATGACCGCGCTGGCGCTGCTGGTGACCGCGGTGGGGACGGTGCTGCTCGTCCGCTACGCGCTGCGGCCGCTGCGGCGGGTCGCCGCCACTGCGGCCGAGGTCGCCGCCCTCCCGCTCGACCGCGACCACCCGACCATCGCCCCGCGGGTGCCGGACTGCCACACCGACCCCTGCACCGAGGTGGGCCAGGTCGGGGAGACCATGAACCGACTGCTCGACCACGTGGAACGCGCCCTCGGCGATGTCGCGGCCTCCGACCGGAGGATGCGTCGATTCATCACCGACGCCAGCCACGAACTGCGCACACCGCTGGCGGCCATCCAGGGCTACGCCGAGCTGACCCGCCAGGACAGCGCGGTACTGCCGGAGACCACCGAGTACTCGCTGGCGCGGATCGAGTCCGAGGCGCGCCGCATGAACGAACTGGTATCGGATCTGCTGTTGCTGGCCCGCCTCGACGAGGGGCACGACCTGGAGAAGGCCGACCTCGACATCACCGACGTCGTCGCCGACGCGGTCAGCGACGCGGCGGTGTCCGCGCCGACGCATCGGTGGCTCACCGACATACCCGACCATCCGGTCTGGGTGCGCGGCGACCGGGCGCGGCTGCACCAGGCGATCGCCAACCTGCTGTCCAACGCGCGGGTGCACACGCCCGCCGGCACCACGGTCAGCACCGTGGTCAGCGCCGGGGGCGGCGCAGACGGGAATTGCGTCGAGGTGCGGGTCAGCGACGACGGACCCGGCATCGACCCGGAACTGCTGCCGCATCTGTTCGAACGCTTCATGCGTGCCGACAAGTCGCGGTCCCGGGAGGCGGGCAGCTTCGGGTTGGGTCTGTCGATCGCGGCGTCGATCGTGGAGGCGCACTGCGGCTCGATCGAGGCTCAGTCCGCCTCGGGAACAACGACTTTCACGATCCGGCTACCGCTGACCGAGGCGGGGGAACGCGGTGCCGGGCGGACCGCTCAGCAGGTCAGGTCGACATAG
- a CDS encoding phage holin family protein: MGPFLIRAALTGVALWLVTLLIPGVSIVGGDTTLQTAGIVFVVAVIFGVVNAVIKPIVQFIAIPLYILTLGLFHIVVNALMLWITAWITEHTTHWGLAIDRFWWTAIWAAIMLSIISWLLSLLVGDLRRSAAQT; encoded by the coding sequence ATGGGACCGTTTCTCATCCGCGCAGCGTTGACGGGTGTGGCGCTGTGGCTGGTCACCCTGCTCATCCCGGGCGTCAGTATCGTCGGTGGTGACACCACACTGCAGACCGCCGGCATCGTCTTCGTCGTCGCGGTGATCTTCGGCGTGGTCAACGCGGTCATCAAGCCGATCGTGCAGTTCATCGCGATCCCGCTCTACATCCTGACGCTGGGGCTGTTCCACATCGTCGTCAACGCCCTGATGCTGTGGATCACCGCGTGGATCACCGAGCACACCACGCACTGGGGCCTGGCCATCGACAGGTTCTGGTGGACCGCGATCTGGGCCGCGATCATGCTGTCGATCATCAGTTGGCTGCTGTCGCTGTTGGTGGGCGACCTGCGCCGGAGCGCGGCGCAGACCTGA
- a CDS encoding TIGR03619 family F420-dependent LLM class oxidoreductase, which yields MRFTYAEAMTDPTYYIPLAQAAEAAGYHAMTIADSIAYPYESDAKYPYTPDGNREFLDGKPFVEAFALAGALLAVTKTLRFNFFVLKLPIRPPALVAKQAGSLAAVFGNRLGLGVGTSPWPEDYEIMGVPFAKRGKRMDECIDIIRGLTTGEYFEYHGEFYDIPKIKMTPAPSKPIPILVGGHADAALRRAARNDGWMHGGGDLDDPSALDRLLERLKRFREEEGRTGDDFEIHVMSLDAYTPDGIKRLEDKGVTDVIVGFRVPYAKGPDTEPLEKKIANLERFAENVIAKVN from the coding sequence ATGCGGTTCACGTATGCCGAGGCAATGACCGACCCGACCTACTACATCCCGCTGGCGCAGGCGGCGGAGGCGGCCGGGTACCACGCGATGACGATCGCCGACAGCATCGCCTACCCCTACGAGTCCGACGCGAAGTACCCCTACACGCCCGACGGGAACCGGGAGTTCCTCGACGGCAAACCGTTCGTCGAGGCGTTCGCGCTGGCCGGCGCGCTGCTGGCGGTGACCAAGACGCTGCGGTTCAACTTCTTCGTGCTCAAGCTGCCGATCCGGCCGCCCGCTCTGGTGGCCAAGCAGGCAGGGTCGCTGGCCGCGGTGTTCGGCAACCGGCTGGGGCTGGGTGTGGGCACCAGCCCGTGGCCGGAGGACTACGAGATCATGGGGGTGCCGTTCGCCAAGCGCGGCAAGCGGATGGACGAGTGCATCGACATCATCCGCGGCCTGACCACCGGCGAGTACTTCGAGTACCACGGCGAGTTCTACGACATCCCGAAGATCAAGATGACCCCGGCGCCGTCGAAGCCGATCCCGATCCTGGTCGGCGGGCATGCCGATGCCGCGCTGCGCCGGGCCGCTCGCAACGACGGCTGGATGCACGGCGGCGGCGACCTCGACGATCCCTCCGCGCTCGATCGACTGTTGGAGCGGCTCAAGCGGTTCCGCGAGGAGGAGGGCCGCACCGGCGACGACTTCGAGATCCACGTGATGTCGCTGGACGCCTACACCCCCGACGGGATCAAACGCCTCGAGGACAAGGGCGTCACCGACGTCATCGTGGGCTTCCGGGTGCCCTACGCCAAGGGCCCGGACACCGAACCGCTCGAGAAGAAGATCGCCAACCTGGAGCGGTTCGCCGAGAACGTCATCGCCAAGGTCAATTAG
- a CDS encoding AurF N-oxygenase family protein produces the protein MTATTTASTSAPTRHQFAERLLQGSVKKSYAPVVDVDWDAPLDDDKFFLPPRTVSLYGTPLWEAMTREQRIELSRQEFVNTLSAGIWFENILNQALLRKMMHRDPTAATTHYALTELGDETRHMVMFGKAITKVGGTPVRPKLYQRVLINALPLVLQGPLLWVAALIGEEIFDALQRQMMDDEDLQPMVQRLMRIHVTEEARHIQFARDGLRKRVPHMRRLPKLFVANVHGLGGYVFRYLFDNKVQYRRMGLDSRATRRVARRNPNRHETQVQGFAPLAAFLEEIGLMGPIARRMWRRSGFLPR, from the coding sequence ATGACTGCGACCACGACGGCATCCACATCGGCACCCACCCGCCACCAGTTCGCCGAACGACTGCTGCAGGGCTCGGTCAAGAAGTCCTACGCCCCGGTCGTGGACGTCGACTGGGACGCCCCGCTGGACGACGACAAGTTCTTCCTGCCGCCCCGAACGGTCTCGCTCTACGGCACACCGCTGTGGGAGGCGATGACGCGCGAACAGCGGATCGAACTGTCGCGCCAGGAGTTCGTCAACACGCTGTCGGCGGGCATCTGGTTCGAGAACATCCTCAACCAGGCGCTGCTGCGCAAGATGATGCACCGCGATCCCACCGCAGCCACCACGCATTACGCGTTGACCGAACTCGGTGACGAGACCCGCCACATGGTGATGTTCGGCAAGGCGATCACCAAGGTGGGCGGAACACCGGTGCGGCCCAAGCTGTATCAGCGTGTGCTCATCAACGCGCTGCCGCTGGTGCTGCAGGGGCCGCTGCTGTGGGTGGCGGCGCTGATCGGCGAGGAGATCTTCGACGCACTGCAGCGCCAGATGATGGACGACGAGGATCTGCAGCCGATGGTGCAGCGGCTCATGCGGATTCACGTCACCGAGGAGGCCCGTCACATCCAGTTCGCCCGCGACGGGTTGCGCAAGCGGGTTCCGCACATGCGACGGCTGCCCAAGCTCTTCGTCGCCAACGTGCACGGCCTCGGCGGCTACGTGTTCCGGTATCTGTTCGACAATAAGGTGCAGTACCGCCGGATGGGTCTCGACTCCCGGGCCACCCGGCGCGTCGCCCGCCGCAATCCCAACCGGCACGAAACCCAGGTGCAGGGGTTCGCGCCGCTGGCCGCGTTCCTCGAGGAGATCGGTCTGATGGGGCCGATCGCCCGCCGCATGTGGCGCCGCAGCGGGTTCCTGCCGCGATGA
- a CDS encoding LutC/YkgG family protein, with protein MADARSVVLQRIREALAGAPPAPVRVPRDYDRAPLTGPADVARFAEAVSEYRARVHRIGPGEIAATVARLTAGPVVVPPDLPPEWVAGVATRVDHPPLTVDELDALPAVLTGCAVGIAATGTIVLDAGPGQGRRAITLVPDHHICVVGTDQIVDTVPQAFAALDPSRPLTFVSGPSATSDIELNRVEGVHGPRTLDVLVVQR; from the coding sequence GTGGCTGATGCGAGATCGGTTGTGCTGCAGCGTATCCGTGAGGCCCTGGCGGGCGCGCCGCCGGCACCCGTGCGGGTGCCGCGCGACTACGACCGCGCGCCGCTGACCGGGCCCGCGGATGTGGCGCGGTTCGCCGAGGCCGTGAGCGAGTACCGGGCCCGGGTGCACCGCATCGGCCCGGGCGAGATCGCCGCCACGGTGGCGCGGCTGACCGCCGGTCCGGTGGTGGTCCCGCCGGATCTGCCGCCCGAGTGGGTGGCCGGGGTGGCGACCCGGGTGGACCACCCGCCGCTGACGGTCGACGAGCTCGACGCGCTGCCGGCGGTGCTGACCGGCTGCGCGGTGGGCATCGCCGCGACCGGCACCATCGTGCTCGACGCCGGGCCCGGTCAGGGCCGGCGCGCCATCACCCTGGTGCCCGACCATCACATCTGCGTGGTGGGTACCGATCAGATCGTCGATACCGTGCCGCAGGCGTTCGCGGCGCTCGACCCGTCCCGGCCGCTGACCTTCGTCTCCGGGCCGAGCGCGACCAGCGACATCGAGCTCAACCGGGTCGAGGGGGTGCACGGGCCGCGCACGCTCGACGTGCTCGTCGTGCAGCGATGA
- a CDS encoding helix-turn-helix transcriptional regulator: MLPDPMRVGEVVRIDSTTCGPRRSRIEISDVTVADEFLEGAYGVLLRLAWRADRPAGPLLKHRRVTVGPLTLDELYSAGCVEAAPDPLGRFSVVWAHRGRIEGTCATLSSSATAGGITAPTQPDLPHRVRSEDLHATTVLLDPALIAGVATGLPSGQGPLPVRFTSLIPVDAASEQVWKTTVRYAVSVLADDVAATPLVLGELCRLLAAATLAAFPNTATGASSPFDRADHAPTLLRRAIEYIESNVGNDIGVADIADAVRVTPRAVQYMFRRHLDITPLQYLRRLRLHCAHQDLLAADPTIDTVAGIAARWGFAHTGRFAALYRQTYGQSPHTTLRNG, from the coding sequence ATGCTTCCGGATCCGATGCGCGTCGGCGAGGTGGTCCGAATAGACAGCACGACGTGTGGTCCCAGGCGCAGCCGGATCGAGATCTCCGACGTGACGGTCGCCGACGAGTTCCTCGAGGGCGCCTACGGGGTGCTGCTGCGGCTGGCATGGCGTGCGGACAGGCCGGCGGGCCCGTTGTTGAAACACCGGCGGGTGACGGTCGGCCCGCTCACGCTCGACGAGCTCTACAGCGCCGGATGTGTCGAGGCCGCGCCCGATCCGCTGGGCAGGTTCTCGGTGGTGTGGGCCCATCGAGGGCGGATCGAGGGCACCTGCGCCACGCTGTCGAGCAGTGCCACCGCCGGCGGTATCACCGCGCCGACCCAGCCCGACCTGCCGCACCGGGTGCGCTCCGAGGATCTGCACGCGACCACGGTGCTGCTGGATCCCGCGCTGATCGCCGGCGTCGCCACCGGTCTGCCGAGCGGCCAGGGCCCGCTGCCGGTGCGATTCACCAGCCTGATCCCGGTCGACGCGGCGAGCGAACAGGTGTGGAAGACCACCGTTCGGTACGCCGTGTCGGTGCTGGCCGACGATGTGGCGGCCACGCCGCTGGTGCTCGGGGAGCTGTGCCGGCTGCTGGCCGCGGCCACGCTGGCGGCGTTCCCGAACACCGCGACCGGCGCCTCGTCGCCGTTCGACCGGGCCGACCATGCGCCGACGCTGCTGCGGCGCGCCATCGAGTACATCGAGAGCAACGTCGGAAACGACATCGGCGTGGCCGACATCGCCGATGCGGTGCGGGTCACGCCGCGGGCGGTGCAGTACATGTTCCGCCGCCACCTCGACATCACCCCGCTGCAGTACCTGCGCCGGCTGCGCCTGCACTGCGCCCACCAGGACCTGCTGGCCGCCGACCCGACGATCGATACCGTCGCCGGCATCGCCGCACGCTGGGGATTCGCCCACACCGGACGATTCGCGGCGCTGTACCGCCAGACCTACGGGCAGAGCCCGCACACCACGCTGCGAAACGGTTGA
- a CDS encoding LutB/LldF family L-lactate oxidation iron-sulfur protein codes for MSLRGDEPFPKAARKALGDTQLRRNIGHATRTIRTKRLAAVAECPDWEELRRAGAAIKDEVLARLPELLEELERNVTARGGVVHWARDGAEANAIVTELVRRAGTTEVVKVKSMATEEIGLNEHLQAAGIGVTETDLAALIVQLGHDKPSHILVPAIHRNRAEIREIFTREMPEVTELSDEPRELAMAARAHLRRKFLSAKVAISGANFGIAETGTLAVVESEGNGRMCLTLPRTLITVLGIEKLLPRFTDLEVFMQLLPRSSTAERMNPYTSMWTGVHPGDGPQEFHLVLLDNGRSRVLADPVGRDALRCIRCSACLNVCPVYERTGGHAYGSVYPGPIGAILSPQLTGTRGHHDPNASLPYASSLCGACFDACPVRIDIPSILVHLRAAQVDAERGGLPGGQDLAMRAAAFAMAGPRRFAAAEAVLGAGRALAGRDRRITMLPWPASRWTASRDVPAPPTETFRQWWRRTRG; via the coding sequence ATGAGCCTGCGCGGCGACGAGCCGTTCCCGAAAGCCGCCCGCAAGGCGCTCGGGGACACCCAGCTGCGCCGCAACATCGGGCACGCCACCCGCACCATCCGCACCAAACGCCTTGCCGCCGTTGCGGAATGCCCCGACTGGGAAGAGCTGCGCCGGGCCGGGGCGGCGATCAAGGACGAGGTGCTGGCCCGGCTGCCGGAGCTGCTCGAGGAGCTCGAGCGCAACGTCACCGCCCGCGGTGGGGTGGTGCACTGGGCGCGCGACGGCGCCGAGGCCAACGCCATCGTCACCGAACTGGTCCGCCGGGCCGGCACGACCGAGGTGGTCAAGGTGAAGTCCATGGCCACCGAGGAGATCGGGCTCAACGAGCACCTGCAGGCCGCCGGCATCGGTGTCACCGAGACCGACCTGGCCGCGCTGATCGTGCAGCTCGGCCACGACAAGCCGAGCCACATCCTGGTGCCGGCCATCCACCGCAACCGCGCCGAGATCCGGGAGATCTTCACCCGGGAGATGCCCGAGGTCACCGAGCTCTCCGACGAGCCGCGGGAGCTGGCCATGGCCGCCAGGGCGCATCTGCGGCGAAAGTTCCTGTCCGCCAAGGTCGCGATCAGCGGCGCCAACTTCGGCATCGCCGAGACCGGCACGCTGGCCGTGGTGGAGTCCGAGGGCAACGGCCGGATGTGCCTGACCCTGCCGCGCACGCTGATCACCGTGCTGGGCATCGAGAAGCTGCTGCCGCGGTTCACCGACCTCGAGGTGTTCATGCAGCTGTTGCCCCGCTCCTCCACCGCCGAGCGGATGAACCCCTACACCTCCATGTGGACCGGGGTGCATCCCGGCGACGGGCCGCAGGAGTTCCACCTGGTGCTGCTGGACAACGGCCGCTCCCGGGTGCTGGCCGACCCGGTGGGCCGCGACGCGCTGCGCTGCATCCGCTGCTCGGCGTGCCTGAACGTGTGCCCAGTCTACGAGCGCACCGGCGGGCACGCCTACGGCTCGGTGTACCCGGGGCCGATCGGGGCGATCCTGTCCCCGCAGCTCACCGGAACCCGCGGGCATCACGACCCGAACGCCTCGCTGCCGTACGCCTCGTCGCTGTGCGGGGCGTGTTTCGACGCCTGCCCGGTGCGCATCGACATCCCGTCCATCCTGGTGCACCTGCGGGCCGCCCAGGTTGACGCCGAGCGCGGCGGGCTGCCGGGCGGGCAGGACCTGGCGATGCGGGCCGCCGCGTTCGCGATGGCCGGGCCGCGCCGGTTCGCCGCCGCCGAGGCGGTGCTGGGTGCGGGCCGTGCCCTGGCCGGCAGGGACCGCCGGATCACCATGCTGCCCTGGCCGGCGTCGCGCTGGACCGCCAGCCGCGATGTGCCGGCCCCGCCGACCGAGACCTTCCGGCAGTGGTGGAGGCGCACCCGTGGCTGA
- a CDS encoding DUF4873 domain-containing protein codes for MTPDYDGPAQLRIAGEPQTEVRARLTGHLDPIDGRFHWRGMVFGLPEDIRLPQDVAVIVERCAEGRLTERTPWGSYIVAGVGAPPYQLLEAAESSRAG; via the coding sequence ATGACCCCCGACTACGACGGGCCGGCTCAGCTGCGGATCGCCGGCGAACCGCAGACCGAGGTGCGTGCCCGGCTGACCGGGCACCTGGATCCGATCGACGGCAGATTCCATTGGCGCGGAATGGTTTTCGGACTACCGGAGGATATCCGGTTACCGCAGGACGTCGCGGTGATCGTCGAACGGTGCGCCGAGGGGCGGCTGACCGAACGCACCCCGTGGGGCAGCTACATCGTGGCCGGCGTCGGCGCGCCGCCGTACCAGCTACTGGAGGCCGCCGAATCGAGTCGGGCCGGGTAA
- the cobF gene encoding precorrin-6A synthase (deacetylating), protein MTRRIHVIGIGAGDPDYVTAQAVAALNDTRVFFVMDKGEAKDELVALRRLICERFIREPGYRFVELPDPPRNRVAPDTPAYRQAVADWHARRARLWADAIASELGPGDVGAFLAWGDPSLYDSTLRILETVSAHVDIDYDVIPGITAIQALTARHRIPLNEVGEPVLITTGRQLRTHGLTGDAVVMLDGECSFRVCPPDTRIWWGAYLGTPDEILVAGTVGEVGDKITELRAAARERHGWIMDTYLLRPASR, encoded by the coding sequence GTGACCCGACGGATCCACGTCATCGGCATCGGGGCCGGCGACCCCGATTACGTGACCGCGCAGGCGGTGGCGGCGCTCAACGACACCCGGGTGTTCTTCGTGATGGACAAGGGCGAGGCGAAGGACGAGCTGGTGGCGCTGCGCCGGCTGATCTGCGAACGGTTCATCCGCGAACCCGGGTACCGCTTCGTCGAGTTGCCCGACCCTCCGCGCAACCGGGTCGCCCCCGACACCCCGGCCTACCGGCAGGCGGTCGCCGACTGGCACGCCCGCCGGGCCCGGCTGTGGGCCGACGCGATCGCCTCGGAGCTCGGCCCCGGCGACGTCGGCGCGTTCCTGGCCTGGGGCGATCCGTCGCTCTACGACAGCACGCTGCGGATCCTGGAGACCGTCTCGGCGCACGTCGACATCGACTACGACGTGATCCCCGGCATCACCGCGATCCAGGCGCTCACCGCCCGGCACCGGATCCCGCTCAACGAGGTCGGTGAACCGGTGCTGATCACCACCGGGCGGCAGCTGCGGACCCACGGGCTGACCGGGGATGCGGTGGTGATGCTCGACGGCGAGTGCTCGTTCCGGGTCTGCCCGCCCGACACCAGGATCTGGTGGGGCGCCTACCTCGGCACCCCGGACGAGATCCTGGTCGCCGGTACCGTCGGTGAGGTCGGCGACAAGATCACCGAACTGCGCGCGGCGGCCCGCGAGCGGCACGGCTGGATCATGGACACCTACCTGCTCCGGCCGGCTTCGCGGTAA
- a CDS encoding SDR family oxidoreductase, with protein MTRQKILITGASSGLGAGMARAFAARGRDLALCARRTDRLEELKAELLDRHPGIAVAIAPLDVNDHDQVPKVFTELADALGGLDRVIVNAGIGKGARLGSGKLWANKATIETNLVAALVQIETALEMFHKSGSGHLVLVSSVLGNKGVPGVKAAYAASKAGVSSLGESLRAEYARGPIRVTVLEPGYIESEMTAKAGSTMFMVDNETGVKAMVAAIERETGRAVVPWWPWASLVRVLRVLPPRLTKPFA; from the coding sequence ATGACTCGGCAGAAGATCCTGATCACCGGAGCAAGCTCCGGGCTCGGTGCGGGGATGGCCCGCGCCTTCGCCGCCAGGGGCCGCGACCTGGCGCTGTGCGCCCGGCGCACCGATCGGCTGGAGGAGTTGAAGGCGGAGCTGCTCGATCGCCACCCCGGGATCGCGGTGGCGATCGCGCCGCTGGACGTCAACGATCACGATCAGGTGCCCAAGGTGTTCACCGAACTCGCCGACGCGCTCGGCGGCCTCGACCGCGTCATCGTCAACGCCGGCATCGGCAAGGGCGCGCGGCTGGGTTCGGGCAAGCTGTGGGCGAACAAGGCCACCATTGAGACGAATCTGGTTGCGGCCCTTGTGCAGATCGAAACCGCGCTGGAGATGTTCCACAAGTCCGGCAGCGGTCATCTGGTGCTGGTCTCATCGGTGTTGGGCAACAAGGGCGTTCCGGGCGTGAAGGCGGCGTACGCGGCGAGCAAGGCGGGGGTGTCGTCGCTGGGGGAGTCGCTGCGCGCCGAGTACGCCCGCGGACCGATCCGGGTCACCGTGCTCGAACCCGGCTACATCGAGTCGGAGATGACCGCCAAAGCGGGGTCGACCATGTTCATGGTGGACAACGAAACCGGCGTCAAGGCCATGGTGGCCGCGATCGAGCGGGAAACCGGCCGTGCGGTCGTGCCCTGGTGGCCGTGGGCCTCGCTGGTGCGGGTGCTGCGCGTCCTGCCGCCGCGGCTGACCAAACCGTTCGCG